In one Magallana gigas chromosome 7, xbMagGiga1.1, whole genome shotgun sequence genomic region, the following are encoded:
- the LOC105317094 gene encoding uncharacterized protein, with protein sequence MLGYQLSLKGLIIHQTFWWMMVTVSYTYPTFNKRSMSLQNGVTPNWTGANTQGKTCLSFCPYVNCNNGTCFQDPKNCGLSCICEVGYWGRRCQFEIRTTTLSPIHPDPKSSSDSDIVRKSLSGSVKDNVEVKGNTSSLNTSKVSEGGEDNLESNAETSETSTENPTESLTRSLNSFLPASNRNILDEPPSRNKQRNGGTIPVASVEKEDRITIKMNKSKTKIESTSTSRTTTTQTGFPMDKEEILSETMLTTTTKSLAMITTIATDHDDGHDDENESLLLSTSKSELALSVLEPFKSKYLDECEKNCSNDNVCVPIQNNFHCYPKKYQCLSGFPCDNGICVKNDSQIKCLCEPGWIGDMCDRKCFLNCNGGTCYRGTGDSDGEIVCLCTFGYEGKRCEHQVEIIPEEEDSWHWYVLIPVICCCFIVVVVLATILYCMQKRKWLFAMKIVHFFKDYEDDDGKEYDAFISYKSSKEDEDFVLHQLYPKLEEEMGFKLCMHFRDFTPGDIIANNIIHAIENSRRTIMVLSPNYVESEWCRMEYQKAQHEMLKRKHRIIPIMFRDITKADKCDSALHDILHTVTYIQWPEDGDSLKIDRFWNQLRLSLPKKRMQPSPSSPSTESLSTESSDIYSSSSSILPPIPSTPISSSVIDKSPISKSDNIFNITGKESSILNSSYPSYVTKEKPDSDLNNPQLDDSSISDVQVQGSSAKQSQNEHSSSRLRKIVKDMLKLKIHSRSNSFMRLQREGSIETPTPTTSSPNVLLDKEVNPLIAKRKNKKSSTWTAKSLQHTLRPCARSMSEKDCSVNRLDILPQSSVHRRELPDVCQHLDQGHDNAGFENDIATDKRKNGTEKDQGNATSMDSSRNTDLSNELERNIQKSQNDSEESKQFKCDSNVPSVNVGRKCGSDSTNVCVTCIQNTETSNLSEGDSKSEQSKQAFRSFRNDLVRKSKKSNVPRRHSDGVKINIQSTILNDNQLPVNITESSIFNCDYPSYQTIGEVYGNLNSGLYNFGSDGNLQNSNIRDSSNIFNDWIHEPYLETPTESGQNVVPNMKVVDLDELNHNSSCSHNSTNTNTENVNSKRNFSDNPQSSMANTTLSYDSECQIRTKDCCNMSNNSCVQYNVLPDESFHRNCETCIIANDSDTNCNNNPGLSIYIPPSYILPAVQTDTSKIQNTATDCLIARGPSGGACSKDVQRRSSVPNSPKIAKTLKRKMPSLPRRVSAPHVLNAVLEIKDKDPCSEDLPTPVPPVRRKRRQRNNVTKPSQ encoded by the exons ATGTTGGGATATCAGCTTTCTTTAAAGGGCCTGATCATTCACCAAACGTTTTGGTGGATGATGGTGACAGTTTCATATACTTATCCTACTTTCAACAAACGGTCAATGTCACTCCAGAATGGGGTTACCCCCAACTGGACAGGAGCAAACACCCAAGGGAAAACTTGCCTAAGCTTCTGTCCTTACGTCAATTGTAACAATGGCACTTGCTTCCAGGACCCGAAAAATTGCGGTTTGTCCTGTATTTGTGAAGTTGGCTACTGGGGACGGAGATGTCAGTTTGAAATCCGGACTACCACGTTATCTCCAATACATCCAGATCCGAAATCCAGTTCAGATAGCGATATAGTGAGAAAGTCCCTCAGCGGAAGCGTCAAAGACAATGTGGAAGTTAAAGGGAACACATCTTCACTTAATACATCTAAAGTCAGTGAAGGGGGTGAAGACAATCTTGAGTCAAATGCAGAAACGAGTGAAACCAGTACAGAAAATCCTACAGAAAGTTTGACTAGAtctttgaattcatttttaccAGCCTCGAACAGAAACATATTAGATGAACCACCATCGCGGAATAAGCAGAGAAATGGTGGTACAATTCCAGTGGCAAGCGTGGAAAAAGAAGATAGAATTACTATTAAAATGAACAAGTCGAAAACTAAAATCGAGAGCACCTCGACATCGCGCACAACAACGACACAGACTGGTTTTCCTATGGACAAGGAAGAAATATTGTCTGAAACCATGCTTACCACTACGACAAAGAGTCTAGCAATGATCACAACAATAGCTACGGATCATGATGATGGCCatgatgatgaaaatgaaagtcttCTGCTCAGTACTTCCAAATCAGAATTGGCCTTGAGTGTTTTGGAGCCATTTAAATCGAAATATTTAGACGAGTGTGAAAAGAATTGCTCTAATGATAACGTGTGTGTTCCTATTCAAAACAATTTCCATTGTTACCCAAAGAAATACCAGTGTCTTAGTGGCTTCCCTTGTGATAATGGTATTTGTGTGAAAAATGACAGCCAAATCAAGTGTTTATGCGAGCCAGGATGGATTGGTGATATGTGTGATCGAAAATGTTTTCTGAATTGTAATGGTGGAACCTGCTACCGTGGCACAGGGGATTCCGATGGCGAAATAGTTTGTCTTTGTACTTTTGGATATGAAGGAAAACGATGCGAACATCAGGTGGAGATAATAC ccGAGGAGGAAGACAGTTGGCATTGGTATGTCTTGATTCCAGTGATCTGTTGCTGTTTCATAGTGGTCGTGGTTTTAGCTACTATTCTATACTGCATGCAGAAGCGGAAATGGCTATTTGcgatgaaaattgttcatttttttaaagactatgAGGATGATG ATGGCAAAGAATATGATGCGTTTATTTCCTACAAATCTTCCAAAGAGGACGAAGACTTCGTTCTTCACCAGCTCTATCCGAAGTTGGAGGAAGAGATGGGCTTCAAGCTGTGCATGCATTTCAGAGATTTCACTCCAGGAGACA tcaTAGCTAACAACATTATACACGCTATAGAAAACAGCAGAAGGACAATAATGGTTCTGTCCCCTAATTACGTGGAGAGTGAGTGGTGTCGAATGGAATACCAGAAAGCACAACACGAAATGTTGAAGAGAAAGCACAGAATAATTCCAATTATGTTCAGAGATATTACAAAGGCTGACAAATGTGACAGCGCTCTCCATGATATCTTGCACACAGTGACGTACATTCAATGGCCGGAGGATGGCGATTCCTTAAAAATCGACAGGTTTTGGAATCAGCTCCGATTATCCTTACCAAAGAAACGTATGCAGCCTTCTCCATCTTCTCCCTCCACTGAAAGTCTGTCTACAGAATCATCTGATATATATTCTTCTTCATCTTCCATTTTACCACCAATACCAAGTACTCCAATCAGTTCTTCCGTCATTGATAAATCGCCAATTTCTAAGAGTGACAACATTTTCAACATTACTGGCAAAGAAAGTTCTATTCTCAACAGTTCATATCCGTCGTATGTTACAAAAGAAAAACCTGATTCAGATTTGAATAATCCACAACTAGATGATTCATCAATCTCCGATGTCCAAGTGCAGGGTTCGTCCGCGAAGCAATCTCAGAACGAACATTCGTCGAGTCGGCTTCGAAAAATAGTAAAAGACATGTTAAAGCTGAAAATCCACTCGCGTTCAAACTCTTTCATGCGCTTACAACGTGAAGGGTCCATTGAAACACCGACTCCAACCACGTCATCACCAAATGTGTTGTTAGATAAGGAGGTCAATCCACTAATTGCAaaaagaaagaacaaaaaatcgTCTACATGGACAGCCAAGTCTCTGCAACATACCTTGAGACCATGTGCGCGGTCGATGAGTGAAAAAGACTGTTCTGTCAATAGACTCGATATTCTTCCGCAATCGTCTGTTCACAGACGAGAGTTACCAGACGTTTGCCAGCATCTGGATCAGGGACATGACAATGCTGGCTTTGAAAATGATATTGCAACTGACAAAAGAAAAAATGGTACAGAAAAAGACCAAGGCAATGCCACGTCAATGGATTCTAGCAGAAATACAGATCTGTCAAACGAATTGGAAAGAAACATTCAGAAATCTCAGAACGATAGTGAAGAGAGTAAACAATTCAAATGTGATTCAAATGTGCCATCGGTAAATGTAGGGAGAAAGTGCGGTTCAGATTCAACGAACGTGTGTGTGACATGTATCCAAAATACTGAAACAAGTAACCTTTCAGAGGGTGATAGCAAAAGTGAACAAAGCAAGCAAGCTTTTAGAAGTTTTAGAAACGATCTTGTGAGGAAAAGCAAAAAATCCAACGTTCCAAGAAGACATAGTGATGGggttaaaatcaatatacaatCAACGATATTAAATGATAATCAATTGCCTGTCAACATTACAGAAAGTTCTATCTTTAATTGTGACTACCCCTCGTACCAAACAATTGGAGAAGTGTATGGCAACTTAAATAGTGGTTTATACAACTTCGGCAGTGATGGAAATCTGCAGAACAGTAATATAAGGGATTCATCGAATATCTTTAACGACTGGATTCATGAACCGTATTTGGAAACACCTACCGAAAGTGGTCAAAATGTTGTGCCAAACATGAAAGTCGTAGATTTAGATGAATTAAATCACAATTCAAGTTGTTCACATAATTCTACTAATACTAATACCGAAAACGTAAATTCAAAGAGGAATTTTTCAGATAATCCTCAGAGTTCAATGGCTAATACAACTTTATCATATGATAGTGAATGTCAGATTCGGACAAAGGACTGTTGTAACATGTCTAACAATTCGTGTGTTCAGTATAATGTTTTACCAGATGAATCCTTCCATCGAAACTGTGAGACATGCATCATAGCAAATGACTCGGATACCAATTGTAACAACAATCCCGGTCTCTCCATATACATTCCTCCTAGTTATATTTTACCCGCCGTTCAAACGGACACTTCCAAAATCCAGAACACAGCAACCGACTGTCTGATAGCACGTGGTCCTTCAGGTGGTGCCTGTTCTAAAGATGTACAGCGACGGTCCTCGGTTCCCAATTCTCCAAAAATAGCCAAGACTTTGAAGAGAAAAATGCCGTCACTCCCTCGGAGGGTGTCGGCGCCTCATGTGTTGAACGCTGTCCTTGAGATAAAGGACAAAGACCCCTGCAGTGAGGACCTCCCTACCCCTGTTCCTCCTGTCAGGAGGAAACGAAGGCAAAGGAACAATGTTACAAAACCCAGCCAGTAG